A single Lactuca sativa cultivar Salinas chromosome 8, Lsat_Salinas_v11, whole genome shotgun sequence DNA region contains:
- the LOC111882193 gene encoding bZIP transcription factor 53: MASPQPANTGSDGDLRYANLDDRKRKRMISNRESARRSRAKKQQRLDELLGEINQLQNDNNKIMRKIDGATQVFVGVASQNNVLRAQLSELTDRLHSLNSVLHIAQEVSGLAMEIPEIPDTLLEPWKLPCPIQPITASFNINMF, translated from the coding sequence ATGGCATCACCGCAACCTGCCAATACGGGGTCTGATGGAGATCTCCGGTATGCAAACCTTGATGACAGAAAAAGAAAGAGGATGATATCAAACAGGGAATCTGCTCGCAGATCTCGTGCAAAGAAGCAACAACGCTTGGATGAATTGCTTGGTGAAATCAACCAATTGCAGAATGATAACAACAAAATAATGCGGAAGATTGATGGAGCAACACAGGTGTTTGTTGGTGTTGCATCTCAGAATAACGTTCTGAGAGCCCAGCTTAGTGAACTGACAGACAGATTGCACTCCTTGAACTCAGTTCTGCATATTGCTCAAGAGGTTAGTGGTCTGGCTATGGAGATCCCTGAGATTCCTGATACCTTGCTGGAACCATGGAAGCTTCCTTGCCCAATTCAGCCAATAACAGCATCATTCAACATCAACATGTTCTAG